The window CGTCGCCGTACCCGTGTACTGCGGGGACACGCTCGGCTCGCTCGGCGTCTCGCTGCCCGTGGAGCAGCACTCCCGGCTGCCGGAGATCCGGTCCCGTCTGCTCCCCACCGCGGACCGCGTCACCAGGAGCCTCTCGCTCACTATCTGAAATCCCGCTCCTTGTGAGCACCTCACCCGAACCCGTTTGCTTGAGTACACGGACATTTCGGGAACACCTTCCGCCTCTCGGGGGGTGTCCGTCGTACAGGTGAGGATCGCGCGGACCCATGAGCCACACCCGAGACCCTGGTCACGGCCACCGCCCCGGGTGGCCGTTCGGCAACGAGGTGGGCAGGTCCGGTTCCTGGTTGCGAGGGCGGGCCGCCCCGCAGCTCGCCGCCGGCCTGCCGGTGCTGCCGGTGCTGGTCGTGGTCGGCATCGTGATCGTGGACGCCGTCGGCGGCGCCGGGATGATCTGCCTTCCGGTCCTGGTCGTCGGGCCCGCGCTGGCGGCCGCCACGAACGGGCCGCGCGGTGTCCTCCTCGTCGGCCTGCTCGCCGCCGCCCTGGGCGTCGCGCTCGGCAGTGACGGCCTTCCCGGCCGCGAACTGTCGGCGCTGCTCGCGGCCCTGCTGGCCGTCACCCTGGCCAGCTGCCTCGCCAGCGCGCTGCGGCGGCGCCGGGAACGTGTGCTCGCCGCCGTCCGCTCGGTGGCGGAGGCCGCCCAGCAGGCCCTGCTGGCGCCCGTCCCGGAGACGGTGGGTCCGTTCCAGGTGGCGGTCCGCTACAGCGCGGCGGCGGCGGAGGCCCGTATCGGAGGTGATCTCTACGCCCTGGTGCCCACGCCGTACGGGGTCCGGCTGATCGTCGGCGACGTGCGGGGCAAGGGGCTGCCGGCCGTGGGCACCGCGGCGCTCGTGCTCGGTGTCTTCCGCGAGGCCGCCTACGACGAACCCGACCTCCTCGCCGTCGTCGGCAGGATCGAGCGGAGCCTCGCGCGCAACCTCGGCACCGACGACTTCGTCACCGCGGTGGTCGCCGGTTACCCGCGCCCCGGGGAACTGGAAGTGGTCAACTGCGGACACGGACCCCCGCTGCGGATATCCCCCTCCGGCGAGGTCGACGCGGTGCACCCCACCCATCCCGCTCCGCCGCTCGGGCTGCGCGCCCTGTCCGGCGAGGCGCCGCGCCTCCAGCGCCTGTCCCTGGCCGACGGGGACCAGCTGCTGCTGTACACCGACGGGGTCACCGAGGCCCGCGACCACACCCGCGAGTTCTATCCGCTCGCCGACGGCCTGGCCCGGCACGTCTCCGACGATCCGGCCCGCACCCTCACCGGGCTGCACAACGAGCTGCTGGCGCACGTGGGCGGCCGCCTCCACGACGACGCGGCTCTGCTTCTGCTGCGCAAGGAGCCCGTGCCGCAAGCGGCACTCTGCGCACAACCGG of the Streptomyces sp. 1222.5 genome contains:
- a CDS encoding PP2C family protein-serine/threonine phosphatase, which gives rise to MSHTRDPGHGHRPGWPFGNEVGRSGSWLRGRAAPQLAAGLPVLPVLVVVGIVIVDAVGGAGMICLPVLVVGPALAAATNGPRGVLLVGLLAAALGVALGSDGLPGRELSALLAALLAVTLASCLASALRRRRERVLAAVRSVAEAAQQALLAPVPETVGPFQVAVRYSAAAAEARIGGDLYALVPTPYGVRLIVGDVRGKGLPAVGTAALVLGVFREAAYDEPDLLAVVGRIERSLARNLGTDDFVTAVVAGYPRPGELEVVNCGHGPPLRISPSGEVDAVHPTHPAPPLGLRALSGEAPRLQRLSLADGDQLLLYTDGVTEARDHTREFYPLADGLARHVSDDPARTLTGLHNELLAHVGGRLHDDAALLLLRKEPVPQAALCAQPAPCS